The proteins below come from a single Paramormyrops kingsleyae isolate MSU_618 chromosome 25, PKINGS_0.4, whole genome shotgun sequence genomic window:
- the LOC111840172 gene encoding serine/threonine-protein kinase pim-3-like isoform X1, translated as MGVKRSRSDSEDESPPKKRRESTEELSTGELRFKGPCKEHLEDLYHQGELIGEGGCGAVYAGTRKADGFPVAIKYARKDDEELELPGLDGPIPLEVALMMLVSHESSCANVLKLMDWFNGPNEYIMILERPDPCQDLFQFCDGKGGFLSEGVARHVLVQVLRALRHCRHSGVYHRDLKAENLLIRTDTLEVKLIDFGCGDKWKDSPYVEYSGTEDFAPPEFFLSREYLAGPATVWSVGLTLYELVCGYMPFRDKRATISGCLIFPSWVSPDCCSLIRQCLRRKAADRLTLEQIELHPWLQQN; from the exons ATGGGTGTCAAACGGTCCCGTTCCGACTCTGAGGATGAATCTCCTCCCAAGAAACGGAGAGAGAGTACGGAAGAACTGAGTACCGGCGAATTGCGGTTTAAAGGGCCCTGCAAAG AACATTTGGAGGACCTGTACCACCAGGGGGAGCTAATCGGAGAGGGTGGTTGTGGAGCCGTTTATGCCGGCACTCGCAAGGCTGATGGCTTCCCA GTGGCCATCAAATATGCCAGAAAGGATGACGAGGAACTAGAATTG CCAGGACTTGATGGGCCCATCCCATTGGAAGTGGCGCTAATGATGCTCGTCAGCCATGAGTCATCATGTGCTAACGTGCTGAAGCTCATGGACTGGTTCAATGGACCCAATGAGTATATTATGATCCTGGAAAGGCCGGACCCATGCCAGGATCTATTTCAATTTTGTGATGGCAAAGGGGGGTTCctctcagaaggtgttgcaagGCACGTGCTGGTGCAGGTGCTCCGGGCCTTGCGTCACTGCCGGCATTCAGGTGTCTATCATCGTGACCTGAAAGCAGAGAATCTGTTGATCAGGACTGACACTTTGGAGGTTAAACTGATCGACTTTGGCTGTGGCGATAAATGGAAAGATTCCCCCTACGTGGAATATTCAG GGACAGAGGACTTTGCTCCCCCGGAGTTTTTCCTGAGCAGGGAGTACCTAGCTGGCCCCGCCACGGTCTGGTCTGTAGGTCTTACACTGTATGAGCTAGTGTGTGGCTACATGCCCTTCCGCGACAAAAGGGCAACCATCTCAGGCTGCCTGATATTCCCCTCATGGGTCTCTCCTG ACTGCTGCAGTCTAATTCGCCAGTGCCTGAGGCGTAAGGCTGCGGATAGGCTGACGTTAGAGCAGATTGAGCTCCATCCATGGCTGCAACAGAACTGA
- the LOC111840172 gene encoding serine/threonine-protein kinase pim-1-like isoform X2, with translation MGVKRSRSDSEDESPPKKRRESTEELSTGELRFKGPCKEHLEDLYHQGELIGEGGCGAVYAGTRKADGFPVAIKYARKDDEELELPGLDGPIPWFNGPNEYIMILERPDPCQDLFQFCDGKGGFLSEGVARHVLVQVLRALRHCRHSGVYHRDLKAENLLIRTDTLEVKLIDFGCGDKWKDSPYVEYSGTEDFAPPEFFLSREYLAGPATVWSVGLTLYELVCGYMPFRDKRATISGCLIFPSWVSPDCCSLIRQCLRRKAADRLTLEQIELHPWLQQN, from the exons ATGGGTGTCAAACGGTCCCGTTCCGACTCTGAGGATGAATCTCCTCCCAAGAAACGGAGAGAGAGTACGGAAGAACTGAGTACCGGCGAATTGCGGTTTAAAGGGCCCTGCAAAG AACATTTGGAGGACCTGTACCACCAGGGGGAGCTAATCGGAGAGGGTGGTTGTGGAGCCGTTTATGCCGGCACTCGCAAGGCTGATGGCTTCCCA GTGGCCATCAAATATGCCAGAAAGGATGACGAGGAACTAGAATTG CCAGGACTTGATGGGCCCATCCCAT GGTTCAATGGACCCAATGAGTATATTATGATCCTGGAAAGGCCGGACCCATGCCAGGATCTATTTCAATTTTGTGATGGCAAAGGGGGGTTCctctcagaaggtgttgcaagGCACGTGCTGGTGCAGGTGCTCCGGGCCTTGCGTCACTGCCGGCATTCAGGTGTCTATCATCGTGACCTGAAAGCAGAGAATCTGTTGATCAGGACTGACACTTTGGAGGTTAAACTGATCGACTTTGGCTGTGGCGATAAATGGAAAGATTCCCCCTACGTGGAATATTCAG GGACAGAGGACTTTGCTCCCCCGGAGTTTTTCCTGAGCAGGGAGTACCTAGCTGGCCCCGCCACGGTCTGGTCTGTAGGTCTTACACTGTATGAGCTAGTGTGTGGCTACATGCCCTTCCGCGACAAAAGGGCAACCATCTCAGGCTGCCTGATATTCCCCTCATGGGTCTCTCCTG ACTGCTGCAGTCTAATTCGCCAGTGCCTGAGGCGTAAGGCTGCGGATAGGCTGACGTTAGAGCAGATTGAGCTCCATCCATGGCTGCAACAGAACTGA